In one Solanum lycopersicum chromosome 11, SLM_r2.1 genomic region, the following are encoded:
- the LOC101248447 gene encoding UDP-glucosyltransferase 29-like, translating to MDERKKNIRIVMFPWLARGHISAFLELAKALAKRNFITYIYTTHANLAYFKDTLSPEETRHVKLMDIVLPYLPHLPRTSHTTAGLHPHLINTLKLIFLKGKPDFFTILETLKPDLIIYDFLLPCIPLMASTLHFPAVLFLTSGAAANSYHYHVRDNNPSIDYPFPEIFFKDHEHRRNKRIFDSLEDDGIDEKNGITRCFERSKGIILIKTFKELEGKFIDYLTFLFNKRFVPVGPLVRAFDQTDSGEYNDKIIEWLNEKEKCSTIFISFGSELYFTKEQIQEMALGLELSMVNFIWVIRFPGTYKMEIREVLPEGFYERNWNTGLIVEEWAPQGRILKHSSIAGFVSHCGWNSVMEALGCGVPIIALPVQHEQPLNARLLVNEVRVGLEIPKDEEGKFSKEGVAKVVREMVFERRGESVRKKAKEFGEKMRENGENDIERVVDELVDLYKNSLRPTYNYKRRY from the coding sequence AtggatgaaagaaagaaaaacatcaGAATTGTGATGTTTCCATGGTTAGCTCGAGGTCATATCAGCGCATTTCTAGAGCTAGCAAAGGCACTTGCAAAGAGAAATTTCATAACTTACATCTATACAACACATGCTAATCTCGCTTACTTCAAAGACACACTCTCTCCCGAAGAAACTAGGCACGTTAAGCTAATGGATATTGTACTCCCATATTTGCCTCATCTTCCTCGTACTTCACACACCACAGCTGGCCTTCACCCCCATCTCATCAACACTCTGAAACTGATCTTCCTTAAGGGAAAACCCGActttttcaccattcttgaaACTCTAAAACCTGATCTGATCATCTATGATTTCCTCCTACCATGTATTCCGTTAATGGCTTCTACATTGCATTTCCCAGCTGTCCTGTTTCTCACCTCTGGTGCTGCAGCAAACAGTTATCACTATCATGTTAGAGATAACAATCCAAGTATTGATTACCCTTTTCCTGAAATCTTCTTCAAGGATCATGAACATAGGAGAAACAAGAGAATATTCGATTCTCTCGAGGATGATGGCATTGACGAGAAAAATGGTATCACGAGGTGCTTTGAAAGATCGAAAGGGATCATCTTGATCAAGACTTTCAAAGAGCTAGAAGGTAAGTTTATTGATTACCTCACGTTTTTGTTTAACAAAAGGTTTGTTCCTGTTGGACCTCTCGTTCGAGCATTTGATCAAACAGATAGTGGGGAGTATAATGACAAGATCATTGAATGGCtcaatgagaaagaaaaatgttcaacaatttttattagttttggGAGTGAACTTTACTTCACCAAAGAGCAAATTCAAGAAATGGCACTAGGGTTAGAACTTAGCATGGTGAATTTCATATGGGTGATTAGGTTTCCGGGGACTTATAAAATGGAGATTCGAGAAGTTCTACCTGAAGGGTTTTATGAGAGAAATTGGAATACAGGGTTAATAGTTGAAGAGTGGGCCCCACAAGGGAGAATTTTGAAGCATTCGAGTATTGCCGGATTCGTGAGTCACTGTGGATGGAATTCAGTAATGGAGGCACTTGGTTGTGGTGTTCCAATTATAGCCTTGCCCGTGCAACATGAGCAACCACTTAACGCGAGGCTATTGGTTAATGAGGTAAGGGTAGGATTGGAAATTCctaaagatgaagaaggaaagTTTAGCAAAGAAGGAGTGGCTAAGGTTGTAAGAGAAATGGTGTTTGAGAGAAGGGGAGAGAGTGTGAGGAAAAAAGCAAAGGAGTTTGgtgaaaaaatgagagaaaatggagaaaatgaCATTGAGAGAGTGGTGGATGAATTGGTTGATCTTTACAAGAATTCATTAAGGCCTACCTACAACTATAAACGACGATACTAA
- the LOC101249597 gene encoding uncharacterized protein: MMSSLQSVGSSGRTSTSDDNNNNNINDEDQEMTKLALASFQAREEQIERKKMEVKGKVESQLTRAEEETRRLVRVWEELEVLTDPMRKEVAMVRKKIDLINREIKSLGQSCQKKEKEYREVLEAFNEKNNEKTQLTSTLVELVKKSEKLRMGKLEELSKVLNPKR; encoded by the exons ATGATGAGTAGTCTTCAAAGTGTTGGGAGTAGTGGAAGAACATCAACAagtgatgataataataataataatattaatgatgaagATCAAGAGATGACAAAATTGGCATTGGCTTCATTTCAAGCTAGAGAAGAACAAATTGAGAGGAAAAAAATGGAGGTGAAAGGGAAAGTTGAGTCTCAACTTACCCGGGCTGAGGAAGAAACTAGGCGTTTGGTTCGTGTTTGGGAG gagCTTGAAGTGTTGACAGATCCCATGAGAAAAGAAGTTGCAATGGTACGCAAGaaaattgatttgattaatCGTGAAATTAAATCACTTGGACAATCATGTCAaaaaaag GAGAAAGAATATAGAGAAGTTTTAGAAGCTTTCAATGAAAAGAACAATGAGAAAACTCAGCTAACATCTACTCTTGTTGAG ttGGTGAAGAAAAGTGAGAAACTCAGAATGGGGAAGCTAGAGGAACTAAGCAAAGTTTTAAATCCCAAACGCTAG
- the LOC101249318 gene encoding protein GLUTELIN PRECURSOR ACCUMULATION 3, producing the protein MHYWVRASPADFAGAIPLPRSGHTAVNIGKSKVVVFGGLIDKKFLRDITVYDIENKLWFQPECTGSGSDGQVGPSPRAFHVAVTIDCHMFIFGGRSGGRRLGDFWVLDTDIWQWSELTSFGDLPSARDFAAASAIGKSKIVMFGGWDGKKWLSDVYILDTMTLEWRELAVLGTVPPPRCGHTATMVEKRLLVYGGRGGGGPIMADLWALKGLIEEENESPGWTQLKIPGQAPTARCGHTVTSGGLHLLLFGGHGTGGWLSRYDVYYNDCVVLDRVSVHWKRLPTTNEPPVARAYHSMTSVGSRYLLFGGFDGKSTYGDLWWLVPEDDPIAKRVTASPPKAIHENQDASMTSMEKERQMQEDAVSELQKRIGISVSISDSNVKKIVDELEDTELLELASKFIGEGALSNKEAVQALRDHWSKSSPKSIQLKELSPLLRDYKRSVTRIKEENLGAFLQSMNAGSLGKETYRFHHIKNVSQLRMDDIPHLLAEYRQLLLDLGSS; encoded by the exons ATGCACTACTGGGTTCGAGCATCTCCGGCAGATTTCGCCGGAGCAATTCCACTACCTCGAAG TGGACATACTGCTGTTAACATTGGGAAATCGAAAGTTGTGGTGTTCGGAGGATTAATTGATAAGAAGTTCCTTAGAGACATCACTGTGTATGATATTG AAAACAAATTGTGGTTTCAGCCAGAGTGCACGGGCAGTGGTTCTGATGGCCAAGTTGGTCCTAGCCCACGAGCATTCCATGTTGCTGTCACAATTGACTGTCATATGTTCATCTTTGGTGGAAGATCTGGCGGTAGAAG GTTGGGTGATTTTTGGGTCCTGGATACTG ATATATGGCAATGGTCAGAGCTGACAAGTTTTGGTGACTTACCTTCTGCAAGGGATTTTGCAGCTGCTTCAGCCATTGGAAAGAGTAAAATTGTAAT GTTTGGTGGCTGGGATGGTAAAAAGTGGTTGTCGGACGTCTATATCTTGGACACAA TGACTCTTGAATGGAGGGAGCTAGCTGTTTTGGGAACTGTACCTCCGCCTAGATGTGGCCATACTGCTACTATGGTTGAGAAAAGATTGCTTGTCTATGGTGGTAGAG GAGGAGGAGGGCCAATCATGGCCGACTTATGGGCTTTGAAGGGCCTTATTGAAGAAG AGAATGAAAGCCCTGGCTGGACCCAACTGAAGATTCCAGGTCAAGCTCCTACAGCGCGTTGTGGACATACAGTTACATCTGGAGGCCTCCAT CTCCTGTTATTTGGAGGTCATGGAACTGGTGGTTGGTTGAGTCGATATGATGTTTACTACAATGATTGTGTTGTTTTAGACAGGG TGTCTGTACATTGGAAACGCCTACCAACTACTAATGAACCGCCAGTTGCACGAGCATACCACTCAATGACCTCAGTTGGGTCACGGTATTTGCTGTTTGGAGGGTTCGATGGAAAATCAACTTATGGTGATCTGTGGTGGTTAGTTCCAGAAG ATGATCCAATTGCTAAGCGCGTAACGGCTTCTCCTCCCAAGGCAATCCATGAAAACCAGGATGCTTCAATGACAAGTATGGAGAAG GAGAGGCAAATGCAAGAAGATGCTGTATCAGAGTTGCAGAAAAGGATAGGAATTTCAGTATCCATCTCCGATTCCAATGTGAAGAAAATTGTAGATGAGTTGGAAGATACAGAATTATTAGAATTGGCATCTAAATTCATTGGAGAGGGAGCTCTCAGTAATAAGGAG GCTGTACAAGCACTTCGCGACCACTGGTCAAAGTCCTCACCGAAGTCTATTCAATTAAAAGAGCTTAGCCCATTACTCCGTGACTACAAGCGCAGTGTTACCCGCATTAAAGA GGAAAATCTTGGAGCATTCTTGCAATCAATGAATGCTGGATCTCTGGGGAAAGAGACTTATAGATTCCATCATATTAAGAATGTTAGTCAG TTGCGTATGGATGATATCCCACATCTGCTGGCTGAGTACAGACAACTCCTTCTGGATTTAGGATCAAGCTAA
- the LOC101249876 gene encoding uncharacterized protein produces MRFKKGSKVEVMNRKDSPVSWCPAEIVSGNGHTYSVRYDYYTCMESEARSERVSRREIRPCPLPSKGVENGQSGQIIEVFNDCCWKTSIIVKVFNRDYYLVHPTGCSQEIRVHRSNTRVRQCWQDEKWHLIGKGSGTCAKPDQLPAQRSYKKVSIVLSARNGFHVRDGDLAAQGNLKRKKCNASSLVLLKRVPDESSRNIQEVVEGERDFKRRKIVPAALEGNTHDITRWNGNWMDEKYVSASFNNWSDGYYGSNPAKRSGTNGYSPARIGESNDSDSDACSVGSCSINHESPNKISSFSAEVHCQVPDLLCSDAESFQSSAEEHEEESCRVSSEKNIAGNIRDLELHAYRCTLEALYASGPLSWEQEALLTNLRIALHISNDEHLTELRTLISSGTGRHWDACILCLLKSKDDACMCSTSPGHREDSCNVCLR; encoded by the exons ATGAGGTTTAAAAAAGGAAGTAAAGTTGAGGTGATGAACAGGAAGGATTCACCTGTATCATGGTGTCCTGCAGAGATCGTATCGGGTAATGGACATACTTACTCTGTGAGGtatgattattatacttgtatgGAAAGTGAAGCGAGGTCTGAGAGGGTTTCGAGGAGGGAGATCAGACCATGCCCCCTTCCTTCAAAGGGTGTGGAGAATGGGCAAAGTGGTCAAATTATCGAGGTGTTTAATGATTGTTGTTGGAAAACTTCTATTATTGTGAAGGTTTTCAATAGAGACTATTATTTAGTACACCCAACTGGATGTTCACAGGAGATTAGAGTTCATAGATCGAACACCAGAGTGCGACAATGCTGGCAAGATGAAAAATGGCACTTGATTGGAAAG GGATCTGGAACGTGTGCGAAACCTGACCAGCTTCCTGCTCAAAGATCTTATAAAAAGGTGAGCATTGTCTTAAGTGCTAGGaatggatttcatgttagaGATGGAGATTTGGCTGCTCAGGGAAATCTTAAAAGGAAGAAGTGTAATGCTAGCTCTTTGGTGTTGCTGAAGAGGGTGCCAGACGAATCATCTAGAAACATTCAGGAGGTAGTGGAAGGTGAGAGAGATTTTAAGAGACGTAAAATAGTTCCAGCTGCCTTGGAGGGGAACACACATGATATTACCAGGTGGAACGGAAATTGGATGGATGAGAAGTATGTGAGTGCTTCATTTAACAATTGGTCTGATGGATATTATGGTTCAAACCCTGCAAAAAGAAGTGGTACCAATGGCTATTCCCCTGCAAGAATTGGAGAATCTAATGATTCTGATAGTGATGCATGCTCTGTTGGTAGTTGTAGTATTAATCATGAGAGTCCAAATAAAATTTCTAGTTTTTCAGCTGAAGTTCATTGTCAAGTACCTGATCTTCTGTGCAGTGATGCAGAGTCCTTTCAAAGTTCAGCAGAAGAACATGAGGAGGAAAGCTGCCGTGTTTCTTCGGAGAAAAATATAGCAGGGAATATTCGTGACTTGGAGTTGCATGCTTATCGCTGCACTTTGGAGGCATTGTATGCTTCTGGTCCCTTGAGTTGGGAACAAGAAGCGTTACTGACAAATCTCCGCATTGCACTTCATATTTCAAATGACGAACATTTAACAGAGCTGAGGACTTTAATTTCTTCTGGAACTG GGCGACATTGGGATGCATGCATCCTTTGCCTCCTAAAGTCCAAAGATGATGCTTGCATGTGCAGCACCTCTCCTGGCCATAGAGAGGACTCATGCAACGTCTGTCTCAGATAA